The following are encoded together in the Bos taurus isolate L1 Dominette 01449 registration number 42190680 breed Hereford chromosome 10, ARS-UCD2.0, whole genome shotgun sequence genome:
- the RORA gene encoding nuclear receptor ROR-alpha isoform X3 — protein sequence MMYFVIAAMKAQIEIIPCKICGDKSSGIHYGVITCEGCKGFFRRSQQSNATYSCPRQKNCLIDRTSRNRCQHCRLQKCLAVGMSRDAVKFGRMSKKQRDSLYAEVQKHRMQQQQRDHQQQPGEAEPLTPTYNISANGLTELHDDLSNYIDGHTPEGSKADSAVSSFYLDIQPSPDQSGLDINGIKPEPICDYTPASGFFPYCSFTNGETSPTVSMAELEHLAQNISKSHLETCQYLREELQQITWQTFLQEEIENYQNKQREVMWQLCAIKITEAIQYVVEFAKRIDGFMELCQNDQIVLLKAGSLEVVFIRMCRAFDSQNNTVYFDGKYASPDVFKSLGCEDFISFVFEFGKSLCSMHLTEDEIALFSAFVLMSADRSWLQEKVKIEKLQQKIQLALQHVLQKNHREDGILTKLICKVSTLRALCGRHTEKLMAFKAIYPDIVRLHFPPLYKELFTSEFEPAMQIDG from the exons CTCAAATTGAAATTATTCCATGCAAGATCTGTGGAGACAAATCATCAGGAATCCATTACGGTGTCATTACATGTGAAGGCTGCAAG GGCTTTTTCAGGAGAAGTCAGCAAAGCAATGCCACCTACTCCTGTCCTCGTCAAAAGAACTGTTTGATTGATCGAACCAGTAGAAACCGCTGCCAGCACTGTCGATTACAGAAATGCCTTGCCGTGGGGATGTCTCGAGATG CTGTAAAATTTGGCCGCATGTCGAAAAAGCAGAGAGACAGCTTGTATGCAGAAGTACAGAAGCACcggatgcagcagcagcagcgagacCACCAACAGCAGCCTGGAGAGGCCGAGCCGCTGACTCCCACCTATAACATCTCGGCCAACGGGCTCACGGAGCTTCACGATGACCTCAGCAACTACATCGACGGGCACACCCCCGAGGGCAGCAAGGCAGACTCTGCCGTCAGCAGCTTCTACCTGGACATACAGCCTTCCCCGGACCAGTCAGGTCTTGATATCAATGGAATCAAACCAGAACCCATATGTGACTACACACCAGCATCAGGCTTCTTCCCCTACTGCTCTTTCACCAATGGAGAGACTTCCCCAACTGTGTCCATGGCAGAACTAG AACACCTTGCACAGAATATATCTAAATCACATCTGGAAACTTGCCAATACTTGAGAGAAGAGCTCCAGCAGATAACGTGGCAGACCTTTCTGCAGGAGGAGATTGAGAATTATCAAAACAAG CAGCGGGAGGTGATGTGGCAATTGTGTGCCATCAAAATTACAGAAGCTATACAGTACGTGGTGGAGTTTGCCAAACGCATTGATGGATTTATGGAACTATGTCAAAACGATCAAATTGTGCTTCTCAAAGCAG GTTCTCTAGAGGTGGTATTTATCAGAATGTGCCGTGCCTTTGACTCTCAGAACAATACCGTGTACTTCGATGGGAAATATGCTAGCCCCGATGTCTTCAAATCCTTAG GTTGTGAAGACTTTATTAGCTTTGTGTTTGAATTTGGAAAGAGTTTATGTTCTATGCACCTGACTGAAGATGAAATTGCATTATTTTCTGCATTTGTCCTGATGTCAGCAG ATCGCTCATGGCTGCAGGAAAAGGTAAAAATTGAAAAGCTGCAACAGAAAATTCAGCTAGCTCTTCAACATGTCCTACAGAAGAATCACCGAGAAGATGGAATACTAACAAAG TTAATATGCAAGGTGTCTACATTAAGAGCCTTATGTGGACGGCATACAGAAAAGCTCATGGCGTTTAAAGCAATATACCCAGACATTGTGCGACTTCATTTTCCTCCATTATACAAGGAGTTGTTCACTTCAGAATTTGAGCCAGCCATGCAGATTGATGGGTAA